From Malaya genurostris strain Urasoe2022 chromosome 2, Malgen_1.1, whole genome shotgun sequence:
AATCGAGCGAATTCCCAGCACAATGGCAGAAAGTTTTCGGCGGGGAAGAGAGTTTCGACCATCGACGAAAGTGTAAGTGGTCGTGAAAACATTTTTGCCGGTATGATTTGATATTCGTGTGGATAGCACAACAATCACTCGTGTTTAATTGCGTTTTCAAGTCCTCTCAGTAACAACATTTGAAAATGTGAAAAGGAAATAAATACTTAAAACATTCACACAAGTGTGTTTGTGGGCTGTTATTTCCTCTAAGTCTTCAATCCATTAGGCTTGATTGCTTTTTTTTAACTTCACCGGGTAATCATGATTATCAGGCTCTCTCGGACTCGTTTTGCAGTGCATCTTCTTTGTCGGACTAACGAAGTAGCAAAACAATTCAAGATAAATGTTGCAAACTTGTTCCTGCTCACCGGGCGACAAACGTGCGGAATCCTTTTCTCCCAAACCGGAATTCGACACAGTAAAAAATCAAGTTTACCCAAAAATTGTTGCTGAACCGCCCGCCCAAATAATTTGATTCACAGGGAAGGTGAAAGTGAAATGAGTTGGTAAAAAATGACACATCAGCCTGGCTGGTATTTACCCAAAGCTGTTCGATAAGTATTCACAAACTAGCCTGTACCAGGGGCCAGTAGGTGATGTGAGAGGTGTAGGAATATGTGCTTTCCGTCGTTCAACTGCTAGTGGGAGTATTAACCCGGCGATGACTCATTTGCATACCCCAACACTCGGTTGTGAGCCGAATTTATCTAAGAATATAAGGTCAACCATTGAAGCAGTTGTAAGTTCGAACTTGTCAAACAgactgaattaaaaaaaaaccataacATATTCAAATATTCTGAAATTAAAACTCGCATAACACAGATGCTAACTTTCTCTAGTCTCaaagtatttcggaatgttaaccATAACCAGCAGAAATTTATTTCCCAAACGCAGTGCGACCTCCATGGCAGCCACTTTTTTGCTTACGATTATTAGACAAGAACAATTCGAACGGATCTGGGTCCCGAAGTACCAGTTGCCATCACCGTCACCGTCGTCGATGTCGACGGTGGTTGCGACGACCGGCATCAGGAAAGAAAGTAAAGTGACCCACTTAGCAACGTTACTTTTACCTTCACTTTCTCCGCCAGCATGATCGTGTTTTTATTTTACTCCGCTCAGTGAATGCTTCCCGGGTGGAGGTGTTCCAGAGACCACGGGATATCGTGGTGGTAGCAGGAGCACCTGAGAGCATCACGACAGCCCCGAGGATGCTGATCACGTGTTTTAGCGCAAACCAAACACGATACGCCATGATTTATCCCATTGTTATTCGTTTGTTTTGGTTGTGCTTGTTTCACTTTTATTTCGCAGTATGTTAATCCGATATCCAGATTTCCCCAAAACCAACGAAATGCGATTATAGATTGTACCGTACGTGACGCAAATTAGATTTGGGTGCGGGTCGATAAAAAGACTCATTACCTCATTACAATGCAAATTAACAAGGATCAGAGTAATTTACCTATTTCCATGGGTGCATCGTACACGCTTTCGAGATCAAGAATGCATCCAAAGCTCGGTAGTCACGGAAAGGTTTGATGTGGGCGATTGCGGCACACTtacagctgaatcgaatggaaaAGAAAGTGAATACATTTCGCGAATACTCGCTTGGGCAGAAAACTTTTATGCACATGTTTTGAATATAACTGTTGAATGTCGAGCTATTGAACTTGAAAAGAGCTTCACGTTTGTGGGACAGTCGTGAGtgcaatattttagtaaaaccaccagaaaattattatttgggtttattcttTTACAAAGGGATTTCACTACACGATGGTTTGCTTGTTTTGACCCAAAACTCCAATTCGTGTCGTGAATTTCCCATGGCCTGATCGGATCCGGTTATGGTTTTACTGTCCCTCAAACGAAAATAGTATGCGCTTCTATAAATAACCAAGGGCTACAAGGAATAAGGCAACGAAACTAACCTTTCAACTATTCGAAACCACAGTTACTTACTTAAATAGAGACTAAAATTTTCCTGATAAACTAAAATTCATAtcagaaaaaatataatttgttAAACCTTGAATAAAGAAAGCAAACTTAATCCGTTATAAACAACTGAAATAAGATAGAAGTACAATTTCACGCCATCGGTTCTAATGTCTGCAAAATGCGGGTGGatagtgtcagagacataacctggATCGACTTGAATACGGCATACTGTCTctaccagggatgccaggttcacagattaatctgtgtttcacagattttcaactttctgcaaagatttttaaaatggcacagattttcacagatttctgaaaaagaTCACAggttttcacagattctgaaattaattacagattttcacagatatttgaaatcgattacagtttagcaccaaaaagtacaaagCGGTTGAGTAAAACGATACAGAGCGGTTGGGTAGTGAGacattttctttgtttttttgctcaccaaaatgattctGATTTGCTAGtatggtacgggaaacgtgcacagatttttacagacaggtttttggcttgattacagatttttggaaaaatgacctggcatccctggtctCCACTCTTCCGAGTTTTGATAATATTATTATGTATGTAAATTATATTAGCTTTCACCTTTTTTCCTAGCCTGAAAAGTGCTCTTATAAAGTACGATAGGAAATATAATAACACACATCAGAAATAAtaaatgtgttacagaaattgcTCTGAGAAAAACTTTAAGTGATGCATATTTTTCGGAGCCAGATtaactgatttcaacaaactaagTTTTGTTGGCAAGTTGCTGTTGGTTCatcgatcaagttcaaagatcaaaaatTTTTCGCTTACGGTTCTGAGGTATCGACTACTACCATCGAATAGAAGATGGCTAAACCTACTACCGATTACTGATGGCTCCTTTGAAAACTATTATTtgttcattgatcaagttttaaGATCAAATGGATGTCACAACACATGCCGAATAACAGAATggccaatttattttatttggtaaataatttcttggcatttaacAATTCAATATGATTTCGGGCATACGGCTGTCACgactatttttcatttttcagtcAAGGTCATTCTGGAGGTCCAATTTTCAACCACTTTAAAACTTTTTAAGGCGTTTTTCAGCAATAACACGTTGAATgttggtttccaaagcatcaatcgttgctggttcacccacataaaccaatgacttcacgtatccccacaaaaaaataatcgagtggcgtcaaatcacaaGAACGCGGAGACCAattcaccggtccatttctctaattaatgttgtcgttgaaatgttctttcaataagtcgattgtttcggccgcagtatgacaagttgCACCATCCtattgaaaccacatttcgtccccatccaaaaattaaataaattggcAACAAAAATTCTTTGATCATGGTTTTGTATCGCTTTCCATTCGCGGTAACGAGTCATCTTCCctcatttttgaagaaataacgACCGATGATTCCACTAGCCCAGTTTtgattgaacactgatttttaGAATAAATTACCACAATTTGGAAACGTTGTTAACCTTTTCATGattatttgccaaacaatacttagTAGAGACGTCACTCTACACTCTTAGAACAACTTTCAGGCAACATAAtaattccatttgaaaaaaccggagcgggccatttcgccgaaagcgccATTTTGCAgaaagggacatttcgccgaaagggtaatttcgaattcattatattattattatgtttttGTGGTATTATGTCTCCTGGATAACTGATGtgccgcagccacataaccgaaaccaagatggctcggctgcCCAAAATCACCGAGGCGACGCTAGCTGAATTGGTCGCAGACTTGACATCGAAAACGGCGGTCTCTCGCATTGTGGCGAAATGAACCTGTAACCACCTCGTTTGCCTGGTTTCTTCAAAGCCAGTTTTCTTTGCATTACTTAGATTCGAACGAGCTGTAGCTAGACCAcacgaaccaaaacgatgtggagtacaagaatcaatcttaatTCAGGAAGTACAatagtaggtcaacaaaacggcgtTAACGCTATGATgtctcatttgtctttattttaaattgcaggattcgacgaaatgattctttcggtgaaatggcttcctGCGAAgcggcttttggcgaaatggctttaaAAGAATTAACTTGACTCGAAAAAACAAATCTTCTAAAAAACACCCATTATTAAACATTATTAGTACCTAACGAGCAAAGCAGGATCGAGATTTGACTTGCAAGTGCAattatgtcatgaaaaccgcgaaaatgttaccgcagagacaggactcgaacccgtagctaactcctaatcgGGATATTTGCCGTAGTGACCAAGTAcaacgaagcatgcttggtttagTCTAGTCAATTGGagtttctcttcatgtgttttcttaTGTAGGGTAGttcaattggtaaaacaattttattGATCGGGATATTTAAATAGAAGGGGAGAGtgctcggttaccggcacccttttatttaaagcttataacttctgactaagcgcacattatgcggatatatatacatcaatggaaagctaaagtccctagctaaaaactgattaagaaactaagttaattcatttgattgaaaaaaactttattatcaatttagtaaagtgataaatgttggccatttcaaaaaagacgTTCGGTTATCggtaccccaagaaatttcgcaaaaaatgtaaaaatataagtaaagactgcaagtattcaaagaaaaaaatagaatttaTGCTTTTCGGAGGctctttggacaaaagtcttcattgtctgatggtgactacgCCTGGGCTCCCTTGGCCAATAATTATGATGGAGGTGCCTTTGATGTTgatttggctggtcttccaccggcttcgcggtATTGAATACGTTGATGTAGTCGAATGTATTGAAGCTGTCAaattgtccacgtgttgcatgtCACCAAAGAGGCCAGGTAATACAATgagtttagctagcaaaaacaaaaagatcgcgccaattttcaaaagtcagtaaattctgacgaatgtctgcaaaccaaagtcgatttcacctcacaaatactcaatccactcaccttttcgattgatgttcttcaatttatgatatggtactataaaaaagtcagaaaaaacttttgtgttgattttcacgtagttaaaatttgttttgaacgcagcaaaaagtacaagcgtctgtttgctttggtattcggcacaaaaagaacaccTTACCCTTTACAAGAATTCCATatttatatttgaataaaaGAGTAATTTATTTTTCGGGTTAATTTTATAATGGTATTCAAGTTTAGCTAATAGAACTAAGAACTGTACTCGAAAATATGCCACCCCTTTCTGTTCTGTTGTGCTTGGAAACAAAAACCAATTGACAGATTGTTCTTGTCCATTGGTTATTGTTTCCACGCAAGAAGTGCttcaacaacaaaaattgtGCGCGATTGTGGAAAATACAGGTCAGGCCCACCGGTAGATCGTGAAACAGttgaaaaaacaaatttcgaCCCTGTCCCGCGTGGAAAAATTGTTCAAGGAGACCCAGGTGAAATACGAAGAAATGCAACCCTGTAAAAGCAAGTAAGATGAGTACCGCCTGGATGTTCCGGAGAAGTTTCGGAATAAAAAGGGCTAATGATTTGCCTAAAAGTACTTTGTGTTACAGGTTATCGTGGGCGCGATAAAGCAATgccttttcaaaacaaaaagttcgtcgagatatttGTGTCACATACacatgacaaaaaaaattactcaattttttcgaagatggctaaaccgattttctcaaagcaAAGATATGAATAAAAGGTCTTTTAGTCTCTTGTACTGATATTGGATATTATACAAGTCCAACTTTCGGTTACGGTTATATGTTGATAAGTATAACAAATATCGTTTTTCAATGACTGGTTCAAAAGTGACACTATCTTAAGGACTAATTTTTTTAGAACTGGTCAGTAAATTCATTTGGTTAGAAGAATTCGTTAATTGTTGGCCAAACGACCTTTTTTCGTACTCCGGAAATTAAATCACAGCTGTTTCTCAGAGATATGTGAACTAGTTTTTACAAACAGAGAATTCAATAAAAGATTTCATAGTCTCATGGGTTGCCATTAAATATAATCCGGATCCGTTTTCCGGTTACGGATTTGTAGAGTCATgagctaaaaaaaaatttatcttttatAGATTCATAGATATAGTGTCTCAAAACAATTGAAATTTGTATAACTTGTTACAAAACCACTTCGATTATATTGGTTAATAAGAGACGAACCGTTACGCCTCTAGGTGGATTGGAACAGGCTTTTGGTATTTTATTTTCGCATAAATTTTCATGGATTGAGTGGATAATTTGCACAATTTTACTTTACGAAAAAAGAGGTGTCCCATTTTATGATTGTGTTTTGGTATCAAAATGACTTGCTCCTTCATTTTTGACAAGGTATCACTTTTAAACTTCATGCGTTGGATGTTGTGACATATTTTAGAACACTTACTATGCTTTATTTTTTGGCATAGGAATGCGTCTTCGTTTTACGCGCATATACCATACGACAATATTATGCATATTCATTttcactattattgaatctcGTAGTGTATGGTATGACTTTCTGTATACGTTCCTTGAAAGAATAACATTAGAGTCAACCACTTACAACTTTCTCAATATCAGCGGATGATGGTGCTAATTACGTCATTGACCAACCCATTGCAGTGCATCTGTTGTCGTAATTTTGATTCTCATCAAAATCAATTGAAGGTATTTTTCTCAATTTTAAATCCTTTCTTTGGATTCACACATTCATAGCCCTGTTAAATTCCGCAAAGATTTATCCAAATCATAAGAACGAAAAATTAGCGACCTCCGATAAACATAGTTTAAAAAGTTTTATCTCTCACAGCTTTCAATTTTTTGTCCAACGTTCCATTGCTTATATTCGTTATACAAAAAAGTACTTTATACTAGCATTTGCTGTGGATTTTATTACATAAGCTATTTGAATCGTCAATAATTTTTCAAAGCaactcttttttttcttcttcttcttacaGTGGCGATCGGTCGAAATCTGCGTCACCTGCCGTGCGTGGTGCGAAGTACCGGAGACGAAGGAATCTGCATGTTTGCCATCGACTGCTTCAAGGCGAACGGCACCCATCTGGGCGTTtgtattgataaaattttcttcGGTTCCTGCTGCCAGGTTCGCGTAAGTATCCATCTACTGGTTGTGAGACATTGTGAGCTAACAAAGAGCCCTCGAACTTTCAGGATGAGAGCTTACTGTTCAACCATGAAATAACGGACAACAGTATAGATCATAATCACAGTTCCGGCTTGCACTTTCAGCATATCACACATTCGTTGGTGGATACCAATAAGAAACCACCACTCACTGAGACCCGATTGCCGACGACGACAGTGACGCCACAGAATGCAACGAAGTACGTACCTAGCAGTACTTCATCCACTACCACGCTTCGAACGACTACGAAGTTCGTGCGAAGAAATGTGACTTCTCCGACTACCACCGTAAAGGCTGAAGTGAAAGATGATGTACCTTCCGATTACCAAGAGTTCTCAACGTTTCAGTACGTTCAAGGCAGTAAAAATCCTGAACTAACTACAACTGGAGCCATTCGTCGTACGACGACAAAACCAGTTACTAAGCCCACAACACGAAAACCTCCGCCCAGAACTACTATAAGTCCGAATAAAACGCGGAAACCTGTACCAAGCCGGAACAACACAAGAGCTCCCGTAACTCCAATGACTACTCCGAAAACTGTTGTTACAACTTTAACAGAAGCCAAGAAGAATGTCTCTTCTTACACAACTGTAACCAGGCGACCTGTAACACCTTCCGAAACAACCACACATTCTTCAAGAAGACCAACCACTGCAAGCTCTACTACTGTGCGAAGAACAACCACTCTTCCGAAGAGACCGGTGACGATGGCAGTGTCATCAGAAGAAACATCTTTCCACAGTTTCACAAGACGACCAACGACTCAACCAACAATAATACCAATGACTAGGCCTGTCCACCGACGGCGGCCAACCACAACCCCAACAGAGGAACCGGAAACCACTAGAgcaccaagaccaagaccaagacctaCTCCGGAAATTGCTACCGTTCCGGCTACGGCCCTGGATCACTTACTCGATGATTTAATAACTACAACACTTCGTGAAGGCACCTCCGCTGAAAGTTCTAACGTTAAAACTACTAGTAGTAGTAGATATCCAATCACGACTGTGAAAATAACTGAGGCAACAACTCCAACACCAACGCCTACGACCACGACGACAACAACAACTCGAAAATCGACGATACCATCCACTACCACGGCTGAATTAACTTCACCTGCTAAAGCGACGACAACGACTACACAGACTACAACCACGCGAACAACTACCCCAACAACCACTTCGACTACGACAACCACAGAAAAACCAACAACCACTACAACTGTTAAATCCACTGTCCCGACTACAACTACTACTAGTACTAGTACTACCGCTCCTACTACTGCAACTACTACAACGACAACTACATCTGTCCCAGAAACAACCGCTACTAACATTAAAACGACTACATCTTCTACACCAACTACCCCTAAAACAACCACTACTACTGTCGGCAAAACGACTACAACAAGCCCCAAAACCACAACGTCTGGACGCATTACTCCTCCGGCAGACATCGATTATCCACCTGAAACTTCACAACTTCACAACCTTCTAGACGAAACTACGGCTGGGTCCGGTTTGGTAACTTGGTCCAGCATTGTCGATTATGTTTCCAGCGAAAAACAACCACCGGAGCAAGGTaacgaatattttgtttttaatatttagtcatgcgagaaaaaaaatgtcaataaCAGCCAAGTTACTAATTGTGTTCACCCATCAGCACCGGCAGGTCCTACTACTTCAAACAGTTGGATACTGATTCATACACTAACCCCCGAAGAAGTGCTCAGCACCAACGGGAACCAAACTAACAACCATAGTTCGACTACTCAATTCGGGTCGACCAGTACGCTGATAGATCAGGCACTGCCATCACTTCCGCAAAATATTGCGCTGCCTGCGCTCGAATCGCTACTGCCCGAAGCCGCCTACATTTACACCATTCATGATGAAACTAACCAAACCACGACCGACGAGTTCATCTCTCATTCACCACTCGCTTCATCATCGTCATCCACAGAAGACACTCTGGGCTCCTTCTCCACCATTACCAAAGAACCCAGCATCAGTATAGCTACTAGTACTGCTCCAGCAACGACTATCGCTGTCAACAATACATCTTCCGAAGAGATCGAGAAAATCGACAATAGTACTACTAGTTTCGGCACCAGTCCAGACATAACTCCAGCTACAGAAGATATCACATCAACCATGACTCCAGAGCCAACCACCATACCAACGACAACGACGACCGTAGCAACAACTACGACGACTACGACCGTTTCGTCCACTAGGGAGCCAACTACTTCAAGTACCACGGCTACTGATCTCACGAGTAGCAATACGGATACTGACGATACTGCCATGCTACTGACCGGAATTCTTACACAGCTTCAATCCGGTTCTGCGACACAATCAAGCACATTTCTCACCACCATAACCACAGAACAGGACACCTCACCGGGTAATACTGTCCGTTTAGTTAGCTATTCATCTGTCCATCTTTCTGTTTTGATCAACAACGATTAATCACCACTAATCATTTGTTCGTTTTACTTCATCAGCTGCCACTACCAATACTCCGGCGATACTGATTGAAATCTTAGGCCCGTCAACTCCTGCGCCGAAGGAACCATCTTCGACACAACCGGCCACATCGCCGACTTCCACCGTGGAAGAACTGATCACTGAAACCACCGAAGAAGGAAGCACCGAAGAAGGCAGCGGAAGCGAGGAAGAATCAAGTGAGGAAGAAACTTTCAGTTCGGGAAGTTACGAAACAACATCGGAACCGACCAGTCCCACACCAGTCCTACTGTCGGAGTTGGACAAATGGGGTAACACAACGCTTATCTCGTCACTCGGAACAACCGAAAGCTCAAGCAGCTCGGAGAGTAGTACCGTCATCACCAGTTCAACAACCCTCAACATCACCAGCTCACTACAATCGATAGCATCCATGTTCAACATCTCCACCAGCACCGGAATGCCGGTCCGGTTTCCCATAGACAATAGCACCGGAACCTCCAGTCCCGCCGCCACCGACGGTGTCACGATATCGCCCGACTTCATTACCACCTCGACCGTACCATCGCTGGAGGGCATCGACTATCGTGCCGGTGAGTGCAACGATTGCTTTTTATTTATCGTTTTTCAGCTCAGATCGAAAGTTCGCTCATTGTGTGTAAAACAAAAGTTCTCACTTTCAAACACCGCGCTGAGTCAAACATTTTTATCATTCTTTGTCGTGCCCCGCGGGAAGAAGCTTTCagctctctctctatctctatctttctctctctctggaCTAGCACGTGTTGCTGAGGCATACCGGCTATCGTTCATCTCTTGCGGTGGCTCGTTGTGGTGTGCAGTCAGGCCAACGTTCGCCTTCAGCGACCCCTCGCTcatgctctctctctctctctcacacactctCCACGCTTACTGCAATCAACGCTAGAATTCTTTGTCTTTCCGTACGGGACGACATACCGACTACAGAGCCTACCTAGTTGTAATCGACGTGCAACATTTCGTAATGGTTCATCTTTCCGTGGCAGACGAGAAGCGTAATAAAAATATAACAGAAATAATTGATAATAGCACAAAACATTTTCAACCTTGAATATTGAAGTTCAGCGTTTGCTGCAGTCACGATCAATTTCTGCTGCTGGAGGCTGTTTTGGTTGCGATAGGAGAAGGACGGGATGATTGTTGCCATTATTTACACCACGGCCACCGACGTCACCGCGATTGTGAAATATCACGATCAGGTGACAGGATCCGGGGAGAAGTGTATCTGCGGCAAGAATGCTGTCTGACATAACCTGAGACTATGACCCGCAGTAATGCTTGGTGGGAGATGGAAGTTGGATACAAACAGACATGTTTTATTATatagaaaatatataaatattaatTGTTTAGTTAGTGATGAAAATTCTCAAAACATTAAAGCTAACAATGATATTTCCAAGTTGCTCGAAGGAATTGTGGGTGAACAAATGCTATGTCACTATTGACCACTTTCGATGTTTCCGAAGGTCACACGAACGCATTTAAAGTCCAAAAATATAACcagtcattttttcgaacactgCTTAAGTGATTCTAGCAAACTGAGATTGCAGTCAATAAATATAACAATACTTGGTGAtttgttttcggtttatcaGGACATTATAAGCTGTCGGGTAAAATGAGATAAAACacaccccctaaggaaatgttgcTATATCCAAACTAAAGCGAATAAAACATGAAAGTTTCGTGCTTTCcgtcagcattatttttcagaaTTACAAACAAATTCTCGCTGCATGCATTGAAATATacatgaaatattttatttttctgaacccttcaaaattttccatagaaaaacttaaatcgtcttcctcacttCAGAAAATTACTAAGAAAtgatcaccaaaaattacatgTTATAAAGACATAATTGGTTTTTGGTTtcttttccagatatgattgccAATCGTGATTCTACTGATATAGTTGTGAAAGCTCCAAATTTTTTAGacagcatcaaaaaaattatcattgTTTTTGCTTTCTTATATAAAAatactatgcaatcactgtgacaaGTGAATATTGCTTggatcttccggttccggaattatgggctaaaatgtgcaaaaaatatatgaacctaagtgcacaaacttttctcggagataactaaaccgatttttacacaaTCAGATTTAGTAAAAGGTCCTGGAGTACCAagcaaaattcattaatttcgtttgaatcgGACTTCCTGTTTCGGAACTATGGGGTAGAATGggccaaaaaaaatgaaaatttgtgtacta
This genomic window contains:
- the LOC131428313 gene encoding serine proteinase stubble isoform X4 produces the protein MSSKPRRGTVRWSHQRCTTSRTTNALLLTSLTVFLSNLLSTAHGNPMHPFSSALAIGRNLRHLPCVVRSTGDEGICMFAIDCFKANGTHLGVCIDKIFFGSCCQVRDESLLFNHEITDNSIDHNHSSGLHFQHITHSLVDTNKKPPLTETRLPTTTVTPQNATKYVPSSTSSTTTLRTTTKFVRRNVTSPTTTVKAEVKDDVPSDYQEFSTFQYVQGSKNPELTTTGAIRRTTTKPVTKPTTRKPPPRTTISPNKTRKPVPSRNNTRAPVTPMTTPKTVVTTLTEAKKNVSSYTTVTRRPVTPSETTTHSSRRPTTASSTTVRRTTTLPKRPVTMAVSSEETSFHSFTRRPTTQPTIIPMTRPVHRRRPTTTPTEEPETTRAPRPRPRPTPEIATVPATALDHLLDDLITTTLREGTSAESSNVKTTSSSRYPITTVKITEATTPTPTPTTTTTTTTRKSTIPSTTTAELTSPAKATTTTTQTTTTRTTTPTTTSTTTTTEKPTTTTTVKSTVPTTTTTSTSTTAPTTATTTTTTTSVPETTATNIKTTTSSTPTTPKTTTTTVGKTTTTSPKTTTSGRITPPADIDYPPETSQLHNLLDETTAGSGLVTWSSIVDYVSSEKQPPEQAATTNTPAILIEILGPSTPAPKEPSSTQPATSPTSTVEELITETTEEGSTEEGSGSEEESSEEETFSSGSYETTSEPTSPTPVLLSELDKWGNTTLISSLGTTESSSSSESSTVITSSTTLNITSSLQSIASMFNISTSTGMPVRFPIDNSTGTSSPAATDGVTISPDFITTSTVPSLEGIDYRAVCGKRMFPEPRIVGGTKASFGRWPWQISLRQWRTSTYLHKCGAALLNENWAITAAHCVDNVPPSDLLLRLGEYDLALEEEPYGYQERRVQIVASHPQFDPRTFEYDLALLRFYEPVIFQPNIIPVCVPDGDENFIGRTAFVTGWGRLYEDGPLPSVLQEVTVPVIENKICETMYRSAGYIEHIPHIFICAGWKKGGYDSCEGDSGGPMVIQRPDKRFLLAGVISWGIGCAEANQPGVYTRISEFRDWINQILQF
- the LOC131428313 gene encoding mucin-2 isoform X1, with translation MSSKPRRGTVRWSHQRCTTSRTTNALLLTSLTVFLSNLLSTAHGNPMHPFSSALAIGRNLRHLPCVVRSTGDEGICMFAIDCFKANGTHLGVCIDKIFFGSCCQVRDESLLFNHEITDNSIDHNHSSGLHFQHITHSLVDTNKKPPLTETRLPTTTVTPQNATKYVPSSTSSTTTLRTTTKFVRRNVTSPTTTVKAEVKDDVPSDYQEFSTFQYVQGSKNPELTTTGAIRRTTTKPVTKPTTRKPPPRTTISPNKTRKPVPSRNNTRAPVTPMTTPKTVVTTLTEAKKNVSSYTTVTRRPVTPSETTTHSSRRPTTASSTTVRRTTTLPKRPVTMAVSSEETSFHSFTRRPTTQPTIIPMTRPVHRRRPTTTPTEEPETTRAPRPRPRPTPEIATVPATALDHLLDDLITTTLREGTSAESSNVKTTSSSRYPITTVKITEATTPTPTPTTTTTTTTRKSTIPSTTTAELTSPAKATTTTTQTTTTRTTTPTTTSTTTTTEKPTTTTTVKSTVPTTTTTSTSTTAPTTATTTTTTTSVPETTATNIKTTTSSTPTTPKTTTTTVGKTTTTSPKTTTSGRITPPADIDYPPETSQLHNLLDETTAGSGLVTWSSIVDYVSSEKQPPEQAPAGPTTSNSWILIHTLTPEEVLSTNGNQTNNHSSTTQFGSTSTLIDQALPSLPQNIALPALESLLPEAAYIYTIHDETNQTTTDEFISHSPLASSSSSTEDTLGSFSTITKEPSISIATSTAPATTIAVNNTSSEEIEKIDNSTTSFGTSPDITPATEDITSTMTPEPTTIPTTTTTVATTTTTTTVSSTREPTTSSTTATDLTSSNTDTDDTAMLLTGILTQLQSGSATQSSTFLTTITTEQDTSPAATTNTPAILIEILGPSTPAPKEPSSTQPATSPTSTVEELITETTEEGSTEEGSGSEEESSEEETFSSGSYETTSEPTSPTPVLLSELDKWGNTTLISSLGTTESSSSSESSTVITSSTTLNITSSLQSIASMFNISTSTGMPVRFPIDNSTGTSSPAATDGVTISPDFITTSTVPSLEGIDYRAVCGKRMFPEPRIVGGTKASFGRWPWQISLRQWRTSTYLHKCGAALLNENWAITAAHCVDNVPPSDLLLRLGEYDLALEEEPYGYQERRVQIVASHPQFDPRTFEYDLALLRFYEPVIFQPNIIPVCVPDGDENFIGRTAFVTGWGRLYEDGPLPSVLQEVTVPVIENKICETMYRSAGYIEHIPHIFICAGWKKGGYDSCEGDSGGPMVIQRPDKRFLLAGVISWGIGCAEANQPGVYTRISEFRDWINQILQF
- the LOC131428313 gene encoding serine proteinase stubble isoform X3, which encodes MSSKPRRGTVRWSHQRCTTSRTTNALLLTSLTVFLSNLLSTAHGNPMHPFSSALAIGRNLRHLPCVVRSTGDEGICMFAIDCFKANGTHLGVCIDKIFFGSCCQVRDESLLFNHEITDNSIDHNHSSGLHFQHITHSLVDTNKKPPLTETRLPTTTVTPQNATKYVPSSTSSTTTLRTTTKFVRRNVTSPTTTVKAEVKDDVPSDYQEFSTFQYVQGSKNPELTTTGAIRRTTTKPVTKPTTRKPPPRTTISPNKTRKPVPSRNNTRAPVTPMTTPKTVVTTLTEAKKNVSSYTTVTRRPVTPSETTTHSSRRPTTASSTTVRRTTTLPKRPVTMAVSSEETSFHSFTRRPTTQPTIIPMTRPVHRRRPTTTPTEEPETTRAPRPRPRPTPEIATVPATALDHLLDDLITTTLREGTSAESSNVKTTSSSRYPITTVKITEATTPTPTPTTTTTTTTRKSTIPSTTTAELTSPAKATTTTTQTTTTRTTTPTTTSTTTTTEKPTTTTTVKSTVPTTTTTSTSTTAPTTATTTTTTTSVPETTATNIKTTTSSTPTTPKTTTTTVGKTTTTSPKTTTSGRITPPADIDYPPETSQLHNLLDETTAGSGLVTWSSIVDYVSSEKQPPEQEDTLGSFSTITKEPSISIATSTAPATTIAVNNTSSEEIEKIDNSTTSFGTSPDITPATEDITSTMTPEPTTIPTTTTTVATTTTTTTVSSTREPTTSSTTATDLTSSNTDTDDTAMLLTGILTQLQSGSATQSSTFLTTITTEQDTSPAATTNTPAILIEILGPSTPAPKEPSSTQPATSPTSTVEELITETTEEGSTEEGSGSEEESSEEETFSSGSYETTSEPTSPTPVLLSELDKWGNTTLISSLGTTESSSSSESSTVITSSTTLNITSSLQSIASMFNISTSTGMPVRFPIDNSTGTSSPAATDGVTISPDFITTSTVPSLEGIDYRAVCGKRMFPEPRIVGGTKASFGRWPWQISLRQWRTSTYLHKCGAALLNENWAITAAHCVDNVPPSDLLLRLGEYDLALEEEPYGYQERRVQIVASHPQFDPRTFEYDLALLRFYEPVIFQPNIIPVCVPDGDENFIGRTAFVTGWGRLYEDGPLPSVLQEVTVPVIENKICETMYRSAGYIEHIPHIFICAGWKKGGYDSCEGDSGGPMVIQRPDKRFLLAGVISWGIGCAEANQPGVYTRISEFRDWINQILQF